CAGATCGGCGGCTGCGGCGGTTGATCCTCGAGAAACGTCCGGCAGTTGGCGCGCGATGGCCCGGCGTCAGACATGCTGTCGCAGATCGCCAGCACTTCCGCACGGATGCGCGCCACGCTCGGTGCGCGGCGGCCGTTCGCCTTCAGCGATCGGCGGCGGGCGTGTCCGGCGGCTCGCCAACCAGGGCTCGGTGGCGCAGCAGGCTGGCCGCGTGCGGCTGGGAGGCGAGGTAGTAGTGGGCGGTGAGGAGCAGGCGCTGCGCGGTGGTGGGCTGCCAGTGCGGCGCCTCGCGCGGCAGGCGCTCGCGCAGGTGGGCGAGCACCACGGCCGCGGCGACGCTGACGTTGAAGCTGCGGCTGAACCCGTGCATGGGCACGGTAACGAGTTCGTCTGCCTCGGCGGCGAGGAGCTCGCTCACGCCGCGGTGCTCGTTGCCGAAGGCGACGGCCACCGGCGTGCCGAGGTCGAGGTCGGCGAGTGCGATGCTGCGGCCGCCCGGCATGGTGGCGGCGATGCGGTAACCGGCGGCGCGCAGGCCGGCCACGCAGGCGGCGGGGTCTTTCCAGGAGCGCGTGAGCAGCCACTTGTCGGCGCCCTGCGTCACGCGGTTGGGCGGCCGCTCGCGGCTGCCGGCGGCGGCCGGTACCAGGTGGACGCCGCCGTAGCCCAACGCCTCCACGCTGCGCAGGACGGCGGCGATGTTGCCGGCG
This sequence is a window from Spirochaetaceae bacterium. Protein-coding genes within it:
- a CDS encoding RNA methyltransferase, giving the protein MPEPRPYAHAPWPFRLSDPLSVDGSTVTAAEVVAAVGPTLTAARRLRIDRVVAARTFAVAPILEQVADAGNIAAVLRSVEALGYGGVHLVPAAAGSRERPPNRVTQGADKWLLTRSWKDPAACVAGLRAAGYRIAATMPGGRSIALADLDLGTPVAVAFGNEHRGVSELLAAEADELVTVPMHGFSRSFNVSVAAAVVLAHLRERLPREAPHWQPTTAQRLLLTAHYYLASQPHAASLLRHRALVGEPPDTPAADR